AGAATACTTGAACCCAAACTATTCTGCATTGGCTGAATACCTCAAGAAAAGACCCGAAAAAGTTGTCCAGCTAACGTTCAGCGATATTGAAAGGATAATAGGCTCAAAACTACCGGACTCTGCCAGAAAGTATCAGGCTTGGTGGGCAAACACAGAATCTCATTCCCATGCTGTAAAAGGATGGCTACAAGCCGGGCGGAGATTAAAGAGTGTCGATTTAAAGAATAAGATAGTAATCTTCGAACGAGTTGAACCAACTAACCCCAAGAAACAAACCCCATCGGCGGCCTCGATTAACCTTCATAGGGGTTTTCCACCTGAACTCCTTGAGAAGTACGAACCCCTTGAGTTCCTTGGCGAGGGAGGCTTCGCCAAAGTCTTCAAGGTAAAGAGAAAGAAAGATGGGAAAATCGTCGCCCTCAAAATCCCACGCATTGATAAGAAGACCAGTAGGACATTCATAAGAGAAGTCTCCACATGGCTCCAGCTCAACCATCCCAACATTGTAAAACTCTACGACGTTGACATCCTTCCTATCCCACATCTTGAAATGGAGTACGTTGAGGGCGTCAAGGTCGACGGGGAAACTGTGAGGGACCTCGAGGGATATCCAAAACCTGTTGATGAGAAGCTTGCCCTGAAACTCATTAAGGGTATTGCGGAAGGTTTAAATCACGCTCACTCGAAGGGGATATATCACCGCGACCTTAAGCCACTCAACGTCCTCCTGAAGAGCGGTTTAACACCAAAAATAACTGATTGGGGACTGGCGAAAATAGGGACCATGAGTTCGAGCAGAAGCGTTATGGGTTACACGCCTCTTTATGCCGCTCCAGAACATCTCCTTCAAGGAAAATACGGACACACTGACGCCAGAACCGACATCTGGCAGCTGGGTGTCATCTTCTACGAGCTCCTAACCGGAAGGCTTCCCTTCGAGGGCTACACTTATGAGGAAGTCTTTGGAAAAATAGTTGATGAGACTTACCGGTTCACTCCACCATCAAAGATCAATCCGGAGCTGGCAAAATATGATGGAATCTTTGAGAAGCTCCTGGCTAAGAAGAAAGAAGACCGCTACGGGAGTGTTGATGAATTCTTAAAAGACCTTAAAAAGCTTGGAGAGGCAAAGGAAAGAAAAGCAGAGCTGGAGGAAAGCGTTGAAGAGCTGAGGAAGTCCCTATCTAAGAGTGTTAAAGCGTTAAAGCAAAGTAAGAGTGCAGAAGAGGCCCTGAGGAACAAGA
The sequence above is a segment of the Thermococcus sp. Bubb.Bath genome. Coding sequences within it:
- a CDS encoding serine/threonine-protein kinase encodes the protein MTGSDTILLLMILFVLLFLPIWTIYKILKHKRMSSIEKVIWIITVFFFNIIGVIIYYIYIAGIRGDRKKSSESPKKLPKNKLSKHPIEELEGRELEQLSRNILLHAQLDDKTGLLNALENLKVFSKEHQNDIGAIISKIKIMMKKDLPIDESTTNELKILLHKIENENKKARSRKTKPPAEKPIRPIPINEENPKLAQVPEPVKGTDTSVISEYLNPNYSALAEYLKKRPEKVVQLTFSDIERIIGSKLPDSARKYQAWWANTESHSHAVKGWLQAGRRLKSVDLKNKIVIFERVEPTNPKKQTPSAASINLHRGFPPELLEKYEPLEFLGEGGFAKVFKVKRKKDGKIVALKIPRIDKKTSRTFIREVSTWLQLNHPNIVKLYDVDILPIPHLEMEYVEGVKVDGETVRDLEGYPKPVDEKLALKLIKGIAEGLNHAHSKGIYHRDLKPLNVLLKSGLTPKITDWGLAKIGTMSSSRSVMGYTPLYAAPEHLLQGKYGHTDARTDIWQLGVIFYELLTGRLPFEGYTYEEVFGKIVDETYRFTPPSKINPELAKYDGIFEKLLAKKKEDRYGSVDEFLKDLKKLGEAKERKAELEESVEELRKSLSKSVKALKQSKSAEEALRNKRTAIKTMGKLALAYAELNRKAELLNTLNDLKFYTVQNLNDLLNAINTVEALLKENLPVSEDFIGRLKVLVHDIERENGV